The proteins below are encoded in one region of Triticum aestivum cultivar Chinese Spring chromosome 1B, IWGSC CS RefSeq v2.1, whole genome shotgun sequence:
- the LOC123094629 gene encoding uncharacterized protein gives MPSHHLNYRPWFPMQPPAGRPILRRWTTAGPHTREASASLMAATSALSLSPALSLFPDPLDGQRGDGVDRVAEMAEFGLERSRDGGLISRYLGTTMGCTGDRPQQVHMNSKVCLASYLAVVQNILWFYPRVDTEHRGELQR, from the exons ATGCCGTCACACCACCTCAACTACCGCCCTTGGTTCCCGATGCAGCCTCCTGCCGGGCGTCCTATTCTACGACGCTGGACAACGGCAGGCCCGCACACTCGAGAGGCGTCGGCGTCATTGATGGCGGCGACTTCAGCCCTATCTCTCTCCCCAGCCCTATCTCTCTTCCCTGACCCTCTTGATGGTCAGAGGGGTGACGGGGTGGATCGGGTGGCGGAGATGGCGGAGTTCGGGCTGGAGCGCTCACGGGATGGAGGTCTCATCTCGCGCTACCTCGGCACCACCATGGGCTGCACCGGTGACCGGCCCCAA CAGGTGCACATGAACAGCAAGGTGTGTTTGGCGTCGTACTTGGCCGTGGTGCAGAATATCTTGTGGTTCTACCCAAGGGTTGACACCGAGCACCGGGGCGAACTGCAGAGGTAG